The following coding sequences are from one uncultured Desulfobacter sp. window:
- a CDS encoding O-antigen ligase family protein, protein MGLYENNVAFAEITPRYNFQKVLMSIGKRELFITILMAGLYGLAISYGNIIHIIFLCLPFISLFFIEFIIKDAIRNSVLLFVIIYPILPFHVGVDFGGGLPVLKLQRVIVFCIICFWLIDRFLLHHSQAVSFLKFPLIKQAAFMLLILFICVFASGLNPEAIKYLLSFSIESILLMYVVYDLFKNETEHRRLIIAITISGGIVLLIGTIEHITGQNYYSKFGTFREDMAFAVNQQFRLGLNRVRGAFPHAIDFGAALVIISSLLFIISGFVYRYFLRKLLLCLYICGLVGCYLSYSRGPMIMWIVIFLFFLFREKNVKFFLSLLVCAVLFVSGPENLPFQNVFSASISAKTGMGSSAFARIEQIRQAIPFISLKPFTGWGFERTSAYLSRTIDNYYLRMLLNFGILGLFSFLFFYGLLLKKAFLIIRSDIGHRNFHSTFSYYYIAVSCSIFILFMTVSLEHYMYLYWVLSGILLRISTLDINSHDR, encoded by the coding sequence ATGGGATTGTATGAAAATAACGTTGCCTTTGCGGAAATAACACCTCGTTATAATTTTCAGAAAGTATTGATGAGTATAGGGAAAAGAGAACTTTTTATTACTATTTTGATGGCAGGACTTTATGGTTTGGCTATATCATATGGTAATATTATACATATAATATTTTTGTGCTTACCATTCATAAGCCTCTTTTTTATAGAGTTTATAATAAAGGATGCTATACGAAATTCTGTTTTGCTATTTGTTATAATTTATCCAATTTTGCCCTTTCATGTCGGAGTTGATTTTGGGGGAGGGCTTCCGGTTTTAAAATTACAAAGGGTTATTGTTTTTTGCATAATCTGTTTTTGGTTAATTGACCGCTTTCTATTGCATCATAGCCAAGCAGTATCCTTTTTAAAGTTTCCTTTAATAAAACAAGCAGCATTTATGCTGTTGATTTTGTTCATATGCGTGTTTGCAAGCGGACTGAACCCTGAAGCGATTAAGTATTTACTTAGTTTTTCAATAGAATCGATACTATTGATGTATGTTGTTTATGATCTTTTCAAAAACGAAACTGAACATAGGCGATTGATAATTGCGATAACGATATCGGGAGGGATTGTTTTATTGATTGGAACAATTGAACATATTACAGGACAAAACTATTATTCAAAATTTGGCACTTTTAGGGAGGACATGGCGTTTGCAGTTAATCAGCAATTTAGATTAGGTTTAAATCGAGTTCGTGGTGCTTTCCCTCATGCAATAGATTTTGGGGCTGCTCTTGTGATTATTAGTAGTTTACTGTTCATTATTTCTGGATTTGTATATAGATATTTTTTGAGGAAATTGCTTTTATGTCTATATATTTGTGGATTAGTAGGATGCTATCTGAGTTATTCAAGAGGCCCAATGATTATGTGGATTGTTATTTTTCTCTTTTTTTTATTTAGGGAGAAAAATGTAAAATTTTTTTTAAGCCTTTTAGTTTGTGCTGTATTGTTTGTGAGTGGGCCTGAAAACCTTCCTTTCCAGAATGTGTTTTCAGCATCAATATCCGCTAAGACTGGAATGGGTTCTTCAGCCTTTGCCCGAATAGAACAAATAAGGCAAGCAATTCCATTTATAAGTTTGAAGCCATTCACTGGTTGGGGATTCGAAAGAACAAGCGCTTATCTTAGTAGAACTATTGATAATTACTATCTTAGAATGCTTTTAAATTTTGGGATATTAGGGCTTTTTTCTTTTCTTTTCTTTTATGGATTGCTATTAAAAAAAGCATTTCTAATTATTCGATCTGATATTGGGCATCGTAATTTTCATTCTACTTTTTCCTATTATTACATAGCTGTTTCGTGTTCAATATTTATTTTATTTATGACGGTTTCTTTAGAACATTACATGTACTTATATTGGGTCCTCTCTGGTATTTTACTTAGGATTTCTACTTTGGATATAAATTCTCACGATAGGTAG
- the menD gene encoding 2-succinyl-5-enolpyruvyl-6-hydroxy-3-cyclohexene-1-carboxylic-acid synthase, whose translation MTIILSLFKKFGIRNIVASAGTRNIPLVFSALRDDYFNCYSIVDERSASFFALGIIQTTQKPAAIVCTSGTAACNYLSAVNEAFYQHLPLVVLTSDRNHYYLNQQEDQCIPQLSLYQNVLKKMVDLPIVRDELDEWYCGRLVNEALLELDHREKGPVQINFQVDADYPKKGGDFILDQPNLPKVKKIDRLMAEDSDEKWESLAKYISGKKLLILYGQNMPVSKEETNEINNFCDKYDVVIISEHLANRHVKNQVQPTLILKMVDKKEFCPDIVITMGGHRIIEPKAKFRAIKDQIEHWHVSPDGNVSDPFHCQTMIIECRQKYFFGRLASLGKKSTHPYLDKWRAMEALQIKREPKSADFEFSGVYAIKSLFENIPADSLIHVSNSNSIRLATYFNLPETINFYCNRGTCGIDGSMSTYVAQSYLSKNLSFLIIGDLSFFYDMNALWNHYVNGQTRILLINNCGGAILNFGRYKTVNVPYCLVNTAAAHETSAKGWVESQGFKYLCANNQEEFDRAIDEFVVTNSKQPILFEVFTDIDKDNEQRNLITEFYRTSDAVRINKIKKAVPEPLKKIIKSLKI comes from the coding sequence GTGACAATCATTTTAAGTCTTTTTAAGAAGTTCGGCATTCGTAATATTGTGGCATCAGCGGGTACTCGTAATATACCCCTTGTTTTTTCAGCGTTGCGAGACGATTATTTTAACTGTTATTCAATCGTTGATGAGAGAAGTGCCTCTTTTTTTGCACTTGGCATTATACAAACAACTCAAAAACCTGCAGCCATTGTCTGTACATCAGGCACTGCCGCTTGCAATTACTTGTCCGCTGTTAATGAAGCTTTTTATCAGCATCTGCCATTAGTTGTTCTTACCAGTGATCGAAATCATTATTATTTAAACCAACAAGAAGATCAGTGTATTCCACAACTGAGTCTTTATCAAAATGTGTTAAAAAAAATGGTAGACCTTCCAATTGTTCGTGATGAACTTGATGAGTGGTATTGTGGGCGACTTGTTAATGAAGCATTGCTTGAACTTGATCATAGGGAAAAAGGTCCTGTACAGATCAATTTTCAAGTAGACGCCGATTATCCCAAAAAAGGAGGGGATTTTATTTTAGATCAACCTAACCTTCCTAAAGTAAAAAAAATAGATCGTCTAATGGCGGAAGACAGTGATGAAAAATGGGAATCACTTGCAAAATATATATCCGGTAAAAAATTGTTAATTCTTTACGGTCAGAATATGCCAGTTTCTAAGGAGGAAACAAATGAGATAAATAATTTTTGTGATAAATATGATGTAGTTATTATTAGTGAGCATCTGGCTAACCGTCATGTGAAAAATCAGGTGCAACCTACACTAATCCTTAAAATGGTTGATAAAAAAGAATTTTGTCCGGACATCGTGATAACAATGGGAGGACATCGTATAATAGAACCAAAGGCAAAATTCAGAGCTATAAAAGATCAGATTGAACATTGGCATGTTTCACCTGATGGTAATGTTTCTGATCCGTTTCATTGTCAAACGATGATCATAGAATGTCGCCAAAAGTATTTCTTTGGAAGATTAGCTTCCTTGGGGAAGAAATCTACACATCCTTATTTGGATAAATGGCGAGCTATGGAAGCGCTACAAATAAAAAGAGAGCCTAAATCTGCAGATTTTGAATTTTCAGGTGTTTATGCAATTAAAAGCTTATTTGAGAATATTCCTGCGGATAGCCTAATACATGTATCAAATAGTAACAGCATTCGTTTAGCAACTTATTTCAATCTTCCTGAAACGATCAATTTTTATTGTAATCGCGGAACCTGCGGTATTGATGGTTCCATGTCAACTTATGTGGCTCAATCATATTTATCTAAAAATCTCTCATTTTTGATTATTGGGGATCTTAGCTTTTTTTATGATATGAATGCGTTATGGAACCATTATGTAAATGGGCAAACACGAATTCTGCTTATTAATAATTGTGGTGGTGCCATTCTTAATTTTGGGCGTTATAAGACGGTTAATGTACCGTATTGTTTAGTTAATACTGCGGCTGCACATGAAACATCCGCCAAAGGATGGGTCGAATCTCAAGGCTTTAAATATCTATGTGCCAATAATCAAGAAGAATTTGATCGTGCAATTGATGAATTTGTAGTAACCAATTCAAAACAACCTATATTATTTGAAGTCTTTACTGATATCGATAAGGATAATGAACAAAGGAATTTAATAACGGAATTTTATCGTACATCAGATGCGGTGAGAATAAATAAAATAAAAAAAGCTGTACCAGAACCTTTAAAAAAAATAATTAAGTCCTTAAAAATATAA
- a CDS encoding glycosyl hydrolase gives MVDRKMINKQVCCFLLTACLLSIINSYGSESSPQSQPVNPNALSDVRFVLKYIYERKDRGMILSSQHISLTKNYNEAEHVRSLTGKMPSIVEFDLLNFHKTPARKERYINFAKAWSKAGGLVAVSWHETSPELCILDEGGYQYGTKKMMTQERFEDVLTEGTELNRRWRDHLDLAACWLGELQKAGVVVLWRPYHEMTGDWFWWGGKKPETFRVLWRKAYEHLTNRHRLNNLIWVWSAAQVGDDYAAYLPLNAVDVVGIDIYITKRDDPEFLRRANMIRRIAQGKPIALTEVGTIPCLDILINRTEFTWFSVWGRGFLDNQHYSKSLQNGSGNSPAWILETYAHPKVITKDEIHLR, from the coding sequence ATGGTAGACCGAAAAATGATCAATAAACAGGTTTGTTGTTTTTTGTTAACTGCATGCCTCCTATCTATAATAAACTCGTATGGTAGCGAAAGCTCCCCTCAATCTCAACCTGTCAATCCGAATGCCCTTTCTGACGTGCGATTTGTTTTGAAGTATATTTATGAAAGAAAAGATAGAGGGATGATATTAAGTTCACAGCATATATCCCTGACTAAGAATTACAATGAAGCTGAACATGTTCGATCACTGACCGGGAAGATGCCATCTATCGTAGAATTCGACTTGCTTAATTTCCACAAGACTCCGGCAAGGAAGGAACGGTATATCAACTTTGCCAAAGCGTGGAGCAAGGCGGGCGGCTTGGTGGCCGTGAGTTGGCATGAAACCAGTCCGGAACTATGCATACTAGACGAAGGTGGTTATCAGTACGGCACGAAGAAGATGATGACCCAGGAACGATTCGAAGACGTTTTGACGGAAGGAACGGAATTGAATCGCCGGTGGCGGGATCACCTCGACCTGGCCGCCTGCTGGCTGGGCGAGCTTCAGAAAGCCGGTGTGGTGGTCCTCTGGCGCCCGTATCACGAAATGACCGGTGACTGGTTTTGGTGGGGGGGCAAGAAGCCGGAGACATTCCGAGTACTATGGAGAAAAGCCTATGAGCACCTGACTAATCGCCATCGGCTTAACAACTTGATTTGGGTGTGGAGTGCCGCCCAGGTTGGGGACGATTACGCAGCCTATCTACCCCTCAATGCGGTGGATGTCGTTGGAATCGATATATATATCACAAAAAGGGACGATCCTGAATTCTTACGGCGAGCGAATATGATTCGACGCATAGCCCAAGGTAAACCCATTGCGCTTACGGAAGTAGGAACGATACCTTGTCTGGATATACTGATAAACCGGACGGAATTTACCTGGTTCTCAGTATGGGGAAGGGGATTTCTGGACAACCAGCATTACTCTAAATCCTTGCAGAACGGATCGGGAAATTCACCCGCCTGGATACTGGAGACTTATGCTCATCCCAAAGTAATCACGAAAGACGAGATTCACTTAAGGTGA
- a CDS encoding polysaccharide pyruvyl transferase family protein: MDNLKKITIGLLTAELNNGNMGCNALTLGAIILLEEVSKKIGCGFQYILFSANDSRCLSSYEELRGVDISFCEPTVHLRSIAKMLLRNNVKKIFDFRTAINDCKVFFEIAGGDSYSDIYGINRPITFDKYHTKIIKKKVPLIFLPQTIGPFKSDKAKKIAKKGLSYAAHVFARDPISFNKAKQISKNISISQTIDMAFFMDYTPINKSKKKLKVGLNPSGLLWDGGYTRNNQFGLKVDYEQLMRQMIKSLDPERFDIILVPHVLSGPGYSFEDDYKVCKCLKADYPHCLIAPFFYTPVEAKSFISGLDLLAGSRMHCCIGAYSAGVPIYPLAYSRKFKGLFKDQLNYPYGAELTLMDVDAVLIDFLKFVSGIKVVTEEMPGRIEELADYKKNLIKSLSGKISEVLA; encoded by the coding sequence GTGGATAATCTAAAAAAAATTACAATTGGCCTCCTTACTGCAGAATTAAATAATGGCAATATGGGGTGTAATGCATTAACTTTAGGAGCAATTATTCTTTTAGAAGAAGTTTCTAAAAAAATCGGTTGCGGTTTTCAATATATTCTTTTCTCCGCTAATGACAGTAGATGCCTTAGTTCCTATGAAGAATTAAGAGGTGTTGATATCAGTTTTTGTGAGCCGACTGTTCATCTTCGCAGTATCGCCAAAATGTTATTAAGAAATAATGTGAAAAAGATATTCGATTTCCGAACTGCTATTAATGACTGTAAAGTATTTTTTGAAATTGCCGGAGGAGATAGCTACAGTGATATCTATGGAATAAATCGGCCTATAACATTTGATAAATACCATACAAAAATTATAAAGAAGAAAGTTCCTTTAATTTTTTTACCCCAAACTATCGGACCATTTAAAAGTGACAAGGCCAAAAAAATAGCAAAAAAAGGGTTATCATATGCTGCACATGTTTTTGCTCGGGATCCCATTAGTTTTAACAAAGCTAAACAAATATCCAAGAATATATCTATTTCGCAAACAATAGATATGGCTTTTTTTATGGACTATACTCCCATAAACAAATCAAAAAAAAAATTGAAGGTTGGTTTAAACCCTTCGGGTCTGCTATGGGACGGAGGGTACACCAGAAATAATCAGTTTGGTTTGAAAGTTGATTATGAACAGCTAATGCGCCAGATGATAAAAAGCTTAGATCCAGAAAGATTTGATATAATTCTTGTGCCGCATGTACTCAGTGGTCCCGGTTATAGCTTTGAGGACGATTACAAAGTATGTAAGTGCTTAAAGGCAGATTATCCACATTGTTTGATTGCTCCTTTTTTTTATACTCCTGTGGAAGCAAAATCCTTTATATCCGGGCTTGATTTGCTTGCAGGCTCAAGAATGCACTGCTGCATAGGCGCATATTCTGCCGGTGTCCCTATATATCCTTTGGCATATAGTAGAAAATTCAAAGGGCTGTTTAAAGATCAGCTTAACTATCCTTACGGTGCAGAATTGACCTTGATGGATGTTGATGCCGTGTTGATCGATTTTCTAAAATTCGTTAGTGGAATAAAAGTCGTGACAGAAGAGATGCCAGGAAGAATTGAAGAATTGGCCGATTATAAAAAGAACTTAATCAAGAGTTTATCTGGAAAGATATCTGAAGTCCTAGCATAG